The Brettanomyces bruxellensis chromosome 8, complete sequence genome segment TTCTTGTGGCTGAATTTATCCCCGACTCTCGATCTTTCTCTGCCCTTccgctttcttttctttgatggATCTATGAAAAATGGATCTGACGCCATGTTCGAATCTCCCGGTGCTccttttctgctttctccGTATGCTACTGGCTTCTGCCTGACCTAATATGTGCTGCCAATAGGAAACCAAGTATTTCCCCTTGAAAGAATGGCTCTCTTGCAATTGCCTCCTGCTTCTTTAGACACATACCTGCTATCAGGCTGAGGCTCGAGGAAAATTTTGCTGATCCTGGGTAAGgctaaaaatttttttttcacctgcAACAAGAATTCACCTAACGCACCCGTGCACCCGAAATGTAGGACCAGGACTACTAGGTATTATATCTCTGCGCATATTGGCATAATCTATCTTGTTGAGTACATACTGCTTGTGGACAGATGATGGGAACGTACAGACGACGgaaaatccaaaaaatgaGTTCTTGTTCCGCATCAAAAATGCACAATGTGAAGCTGAGAATGGTTTGTGAAAACAATACAGATGAATAAATATAGATAAATAAGGTAAGTTACATTTAATATGAATACGGCATACACAgtatcatcatccttttcttttactttgtGGAGCACATTTAGACTACTCTAAGTCCCTTAAAGTACCCCGAACAGCAAGCACAGCCAAAACCTATATGTCACGTGACCCGCGAATTAGACGCGGACGATCTGGCGAGTGCAGGAAAAAGTGGaattttcctgtttcaAGTTTCGCGTCAGGCAAGAAACCAAATACGCGCCGGTAGATATTAGGCGAAGATACACAAAGGAGGCATAAAAAGACAGGAAAGACAGCAAAGCAGGCCAGAAGACAACAATGGCGAACGAGgcagatgaagaaaacattGTGAAGGTGTTTGTTTCCGGGGGAAACACGCAGGTGGTTCATTTTAGAGATTCAGACCATTTGTACGCATGTTCAAACGGAATagtgaagatatttgaCCAAAATCGGCCAGATTTGGAGCCCGAGGTGATGGATATTGCCGGGGGTATGAGGAGCTTTGAAGTGGGGCCGGCGGGCCGGGCGCTTGTGGCGTCACAGAGCGGAGAGTGCAAGATGTATGACTTAAAAGCTCAAAAAGAGACGGCCACACTTCAACGATCACCACTAGGAATGACGTCGGCCGTTTTTACGCACAGCGGCACCATGGCACTCTGCGGGGGTCTGGAGGGCAAGCTGTGGCTCGTGGATGTGCAAGGGGAGGAGCATCAGGTGAAAAACACGACGAGTGCTGGGGACCAGATTTTTGGTATTTCGTACAATAATGTTGGAGATCTCGCGGCTATTTCGCTTGCCAACGGGGATCTCGCGGTGTACTCGTACACGGCGGTGGAGCCGCGGCTGGTGCACACGTTCAGCACGCTGCTGGTGGCGAAAAAGGCACTCGGGGGCGGGCAAAACGGCGAAAAAGCAGCCGGCGAGCTTTTTGGGGAAGGCGGCGAAGAAGACGCGTTTGACGATGATTTGGAGGCGGACATCCTGCAGGCGAAGGACGGCAAGGTGCCCCAGGAGGCGGAGATGGAGGGCCTTGCGACGGTTCGGCCGGATTGGCACCCGGACGGCGATTTATTGGCGATTCCAACACGCACCAGGGAGATCGCTGTTTTCGACCGGGCAGACTTCTCGAGGCCGGCATTCAAGTTCCCAGCACGAAATGCACACCGTGGACCGGTCGTGGACGTGAGGTGGAGCCCGGACGGCAAGCTACTTGCGAGTGTGGGCCTGGATAAGAGGTTGAAAGTGTGgaatttggagaaaaagaggcaGGTGATGGCGAGAGAGCTCCCGATGGTGCCGTCGAGCCTCACGTGGGGGCGGAGCTCTGCCGAGGTGGTTGTGGGCATGACGTCGGGCAATGTGGCGTGGTATTCGGTGGGCGATAATGCCGGAATGGTGCTTTCTGAGGctgaggaggaggagggaGAAGATGAGTTACACggagaagaagcagaaggagaaggagaaggagaaggagatgaagaagaagatgaagaaggtgGAAAAGATGAGGCTGCAGAGTACGGCAAGGACACCAAGATCGCCAACTTTGTGAAAGATACACCGCCATACACCAAAAACACAACTAAAGAGTCTAAGAATGCAGAGGAGGCCAGCGAGAACGAGGGAGGGCTTTTCGGGGACAGCGAGGACGATTTCATCGTTGATGATGACGGCGCCGGGTACACGGAGGGCAGGCGTGGCGTGGAAGAGGTGGGCAGCGGGAAAACGCGGCCGgcaaagagaagaaagctgCAGGGGGAGCATGGAGGCAGTCTGCAGGCACTGGCAGGCATCCCCGGCCCGTATTCGCCCGGGTGCACGCCGTGGGCCAGCGGCCGGCGGTACATGACGATGAACCCGGTGGGATATGCGTGGTCGGTGAGCCAGGACGGCTACAATACGGTAACTGTGACTTTTTTCGACCGCAGCATGCAGAAGGAGTACCACTTCCGGGATTTCGACGGGCTGGACGTCGCGTCGATGGACGCAGACGGCATTCTGCTGGCCTCTAGCGGCGTGGGCGAGCACCAGGGAGGCCAAAAGAGGCCCCGTGGTAAAGTTGAGGCCTGCATTTTGTACAAAAAGCACGATCAGAGCCGGGGATGGCGGCGGAAAGTCGGTCTCCAGCCTGGAGAGTTCATCACAGCCGTCTCTCTGGGGCCCAGCGCGGCGTTCGTGTGCACATCGCGGGGCTATGTGCGGCGATACAGCCTGTTTGGCCGGCTGGAGCGTCTGGAGAAGCTGCCACCCGTTTTGGCGTGCATCAGCAGCTCAAAGTACCTCTTTACGGTTATCTACAACTCGCCGTACAGCCTGGGATTCAACCTGCAGAGCCTGGACGGCCGGTACTTGCAGAGAAACGAGAGTTTGCCGGTCTGTGGGGCCGGTCTGGCACCCCAAATGCATCCAATAAGGggtcttttcttctcttcgGACGGCGATCCGTGCGTCGTGGGCCAGGATAACGTGGTCTTGGTGTTGTCGCGGTGGAGAGACCCGCTTCAGGCATGCTGGATGCCCATTTTGGACGCCAAGGCCGGCTTGGCACGCATCTCTGCAGGTTCCGGCGTCAGCGCCTGGCCCTTGGGGCTGTTTGGCGACAAATTCTGCTTTGTTGCCATTCGGAGCTCCCGCTACCCGACATTTCCGTTGGCTTTACCCTCGGAAATGCCCGTCCGGGTTCCGGTGGGTGAGGGAGATGGTGAAGAGGAtagtgaaaatgaaaacagCAAAGATAACAGCAAAGATAACGGCAAAAACGGCAACTCTCCTGAAGAGGAACTCATGCGCACAATCGTCCAGGCCGAACTTCTTAACGACGCAATCTCAAACGACGACGTGGAGGACGAAACTGCAGAGGAGAGGCTTGCTGCACTTAGTGTTCGGTATGATGCCGCCTTGTTGAGGCAGGTGGGCCAGTCCTGCAACCGCGGAGACATTCTAGATGCATTCTATCTAGTCACCAAGCTCCGGGACGACCGGGCTTTGGCAGCTGCTGCAAAGATGGCCGAGAGACTGGAGTTGGCCGGTTTGGTGGATAAGATAAACAGATTAAGAGAGACGCGGATGCAGATAGAGGGGGAGTAGATACTGTGCAATAGTTACTTCCATACTATACTTGATGTATTGGTATCTATACTACTTTACTATTGTACTACTTACTACTGTACTACTTACTACTGTACTACTTACTACTGTACTACTTACTACTGTACTACTTACTACTGTACTACTTACTACTGTACTACTCTCCTACTGTACTTTCGTAGTATACCGCCCTTGCTATATTATGGTAGATGTATCTATACTTACTGTGTTActtattatatttactGTACTACTGTACTTCCATACCTCCATAATTTCGTACTTGGTATACTTCCGTACTTTCATACTTCCATACTAAACTCGCTATATTATGGTAGATTTATCTATACTTACTGTACTACTGTATTTCCATACTTCCACACTTTCATTCTTAGTATGCTAAACTTGCTATTACGGTAGATGTATTTATACTTACTGTACTCGTAGTACTTGGTATATTTACTATACTACTGTACTGCCATACCTTCATACTTTCATACTTATACTACTATACTACCATAAGGGTTATCTAGTATACTTTCGTGCGTACTATACTTCCATACTTACTATACGTCCATACTTACTATACCTACATACTTGGTCTACTTCCATACTTACTTCCTCTAACTCCCTCACCATAGTTACCTCATCACTCCTTCTCCCCCATATACACATCTCCCTGAAGTACTTTGAAAATCATAATTTAACCATTATTATACACACCATCCACATTATCTATTCTATTCCACATTATCTGTTCTATTCTACCTCATCTCCTATCTCGCCGACCCCTCTTCCTTCTATCCCCACCTGTGATCTTCGCAATATCATGCTTCGAAAGTATCACACCATGACTCGTTGCCTTACCCACACTGTTAATCTTCAAACCACGATCCCGTAACCGAACCTGCTTTTTAACTCCGGTACCAATCCTCTCTGTGAACGAGGAAGATCCGCTATCATGTATTTTTCTAAACTGTCCCTTCCTATTCTTCGATAGCACAATTCCCGCCTCCCTTGCCTCCTCCTCATACTTGCTTATTCTCCTCATCTGGGCCCTAATCATACCTTTTCTTATGCTCATCGGCATGTTTTCCAACTTCCGATCCGATCCGCCGTTTGTTTCCGAAAGTTTTTTCATCCGCTCGCTCAACGTTCGCACCCTTGATGACCCAATCGTGTCTCCCTCTAGTGCCATACTTTCCAACGTGAGTTCTGCCCCGGAAAATCTTTGTTCATGCGACTGATTACCGCCACTCAAGATATGCGATTCATCCAATAGACGCTGCAATTGGAGATCATTCTTTGTGttatcctcatcatctttcgTATGCCTCCTTCCTTTCAGCTTCCTCTTCTCCTCCAATCGTTGTTTCCTCAGTAACTGCTCTGTTGAGATCGGTTTTCCACTTCTCAGCACTTTCTTCTGTGCTTTACTGATTTTAACATTGTTTGGGTTGTACTTGTCCTCGAACTTCACGATAACTGGAGCCATCTCGAATGATGATGTGCAATACTTGTACAAAGGTGCTGCTGCAGGTATTTGGCTTATCGTTTAGAGTTGTTGCTTTGAATATAGCCTAAGTATTGGAATGGCCTACTGACAGGACATCTTAATGGAGGAGCTAAAAATTCatgaagtgaaaaaaaaaaaaaaaaaaaaaaaatttacaaaattaTTGAATGGAGAAAAcgaaatattgaaaaaaaaataaaataaaataaaaacagaGATgtacaaacaaacaaaccTTCATAACTCTACTCTCATTTATCAACACACCAACCtcgaaaatatatttacagGTACATAAAACACCGCATATACACAAAATGACCCGCTACGTCGGATGTATAGATATTCACGGCGGAAAAGTCAAGCAAATAGTGGGCGGAACATTAAATCAGGATGATACCGAACAGAGCAAGAATACTTGCAAGTCGAACCTAGAAACGAATTTCGTGAGCGAaaaatcttcatcataCTATGCAAAACTATACGAGGAGCACGGAATAACAAGAACACACGTGATCAAGCTTGGATCActggaagaaaacaacaaagtGGCAATTGAAGCATTAAAAGCGTGGCCCAAGCATTTGCAGATAGGAGGAGGCATAAATGACACAAACGCGAGGTACTGGATACAGCAGGGTGCAGACAAGGTGATTGTGACGTCGTGGCTCTTCCCAAAAGGGCAATTCGACAAGTCTCGACTCGAGAGAATCTCGCAACTGGTCGGCAAAGAGCATTTGGTGGTCGATCTCAGCTGTCGGCGCAATACAGAAGGCCAATGGGTAGTCGCCATCAACAAATGGCAGACTTTGACACAGGTGGTATTGAGCAGGGAGACTTTTGAGTTATTCGAGAGGTACTGCTCGGAATTCCTCGTTCATGCAGCTGATGTTGAAGGCCTTTGCAAGGGCATTGACCAGGAGTTGGTGGCCAAGCTTGCAGAATGGTGCACTTCACCAATTGTGTATGCTGGGGGAGCCAAATCGATCGATGACTTGAAGTTGGTTGATAAATTGAGCCACGGAAGGGTTGATTTGACTTTCGGCAGTGCTCTAGATCTATTTGGCGGCAAGCTGGTCCGTTTTGAGGACTGCTGTAGGTGGAATCAGCAGCTGGAAGGGCCGAGAATTAACTGAATAAGTATTTTCAACAcatataaaaataaagctaGCATTGGTAGAAATTTAGTACATTCTAAGCTCTGTGGCCGGAGATCGAACCGCCAACCGATCGGTCGAGTCCAAATACCCATCTTAGCCAGGGGAAAACGGTAATCCTCATCAGTGCAAACAAGAAGCCTTGCACTAAGGGCAGAATCACCTGGTCTTTTGTCACGGTTGTAATGATTGTTGAAAGTGTGATCTTAGCCCCTTGAGGTGGGATTTCGGCCTTATTTGTGGTTTCTGAGACGCTCTTCTGGAAGCTTCTGGgctttttctgctgcttttgCGCTTTTCTATTGGCTGCTGCCCTGAGTCTTGCAAGAAAAGACTGTTCAAAGCGAAGATCGGGTACAGGGACTTTTTCTGCCATTGAAAAACGAATTGGGACCTGAGAGGTTGTTTGTTGGTGTACGGGAGAGTGTTTCAAAGTTGGGCAAAAGCAGAATTACCAGAGTGTTGGAAGGATAAGGCACGTAAGCGAGTGGGCTAAATAGCTACAATAAAtaagtgaaataaatgggtaaaataaatagatcAAACCAATGGGTAAAATAATTCAGTGAAATAAACAGGTAATAATTTAGCGAAATAAATAGGTAACttagtaaaataaatattcgCTTCTGGGTGTTCGTTCTGCTACAGGGAGAAGACCCAACCGGTGTGAGGATGTTTGCAGAGACGGGAGAAAAGCGAAAAACAGAATAGATAGAGCGAATAAAAAGCGAAAGTAAAGAAGCGAGgaaaaacgaaaaatagaacataaaaataagacaaaaataaaatgaaatagatgAAGCATCATccaaaagtataaaagcaCAAGAGAGCTAGCACAAAGCGTAATATATAGAGGTGCCAGAAACAGGAGGAGCATAGAAGGGCAAGCGTATATATACATAACaagcagaagaaagcaCCATCGCAAAACCACTTTACAACACacataaataaatagataTACACATAGAGCAGGATGTCGAACAAAGAACCACAGGTGACTAtaagaaaagcaggaagAGACGATGTCGATTTTATACTCTCGGACGTGGATCTGTCGCTTGCCAACTCGATTAGAAGAACGATGTTGGCGGAGGTGCCGACTCTTGCAATTGATTTGGTTGACATTAAAAGAAACACTAGTGTTTTGGCAGACGAGTTTTTGGCACACAGATTGGGACTAGTCCCACTCGAAAGTGAGGACATCGACCAGCTCAAGTACACAAGAGACTGCACGTGCGAGGATCACTGCGAGAAGTGTTCAGTGACATTGCAATTAAAGGCCAGATGTGACTCAGACGAGACGATGAACGTCTACTCGAGCCATTTGGTGGTCATCAGTGCAAACACAGGCCTGAATTTGGGCCAGCCGGTGATCAGGGACCCCCAGAAGAAGGGTGTGCTTATCTGCAAGTTGAAAAGACACCAGGAGTTGAATATTGTGTGCATTGCAAAGAAAGGAATAGCAAAAGAGCATGCGAAATGGTCTCCATGTTCGGCAATAGGTTTTGAGTACGATCCCTGGAACAAGCTCAGGCATACCGATTACTGGTATGAGGAGGATGAGGCCAAGGAGTGGCCCAAATCGGCAAACTGCGACTGGGAGGAGCCACCTGTCCCCGGTGAGAAATTCGACTACAACAAAAAGCCAACCAGATTCTACATGAATGTCGAAACGACCGGCGTGTTGAAGCCCAACGAGGTTTTCTCTAAAGGCTGCACCGAATTGCAGAAGAAGGTGGCCAATATTGTCTTTGAACTTGATAAGCTGGACCACAAAGAGCGTGAACAGCAGAGAGATGGGGCTGAGGATGGATATGCTGCTGTGGGTGATGGAAATATGCAGGATGATGCTGCATTTGGCGACATGGAGTCTTCGGGAAGATGGTGACTCTGGATTTTGtgtattattatatgtgtAAAGTGAAGAACTGCTCATATATGTTGATGTAGACTTTTAATTGGTTGCAGGGGGGGGTTAATGTGGGAATAATAATTGGTAGTATTGGTATTAGTATTACTATCGATAGGATTGTTAGTATTGTTAGTATTGTTAGTATTGTTAGTATTGTTAGTACTGTTAGTATTGCCAGTATTGCTAGTATCTTTGGTATTATTAGTATTGCTAGTTAGTATTAGTATTAGTATCgataatattaatattgTTAGTATTAGTATTAGCTGTATTAGTATTATCCTTAGTAATGCGTGGAAATGCCAGTAAACAAGTGCATTATGCTCTTATTATTCATGGAAATACAGTGTGATTGTATTTCCAAATACATTAAATACGCTAGTAAAAGAAGAGTTTTGAATCCTCCTCGTACCATAGTCATCGAAGAAAGTTGCATACATAATGCTTATAATGCTTATGCATTTCTTCATGTATAATTCTCGGCGCTTAATTGTCTATAACCCTAGGCCATAATATACACCATGCATGAAAATTTATTAAAGTTATAAATTATGTTATCCTCAGAGTGTGTAGGCCACTATTTAAGGAATTAATAATTGTTTAATGATAAACAACTACCCTTGACTTCCTTGACTATAGTTAGccacacaaaaaaatagttgTTTATACTTCGTACTATTTTTTAAAGCATATAACAGGTACAAAATCAGTGTAACAATATCACTTTTGCTGGTTTAGAGCCAAATACTCTTGAATTGTATTAATTTGATAACCCAAAGCTCGGAaatatttgtttctttAAGAACAGGCTCACTTCCCACACCTCTTTCTAGGTTTGTCTAGTCCTTAAGAAGACGACTAAAATTAATGCTATGTTGCCTAGACGAGGGTACGcctaaagaagaaaaagtttgaaaacgaaaaaacGAAAAGCGAAAAACcataaaatcaaaaaatcaaaaaatctAAAGTCTCCGGTACACCAAGACCAGAAGAGGGggaaagatatatttccaaacttcatcatcattattatcACCATTTACAAAGCTTCAACACATTTATTCTCCGGACTGCCGACCAAAATAAGATCGGAATTCGCAAAAACTTATCATTGTAGATTAATTGCAGCAGATACAGAAGCAGTATGTCGGAATATAAGGGGAAAACTATCGCCCTTATATCACAGGCAGATATTCGTTACGTGGGATCACTTGAAGACATAGATGCCGATAAAGGGACAATTTCACTTGAGAATGTGAGGTGTCTCGGAACAGAGGATAGAGTTTTGGACCCAGCCAAGGTCCTATATCCGTCTCCGGAGGTTTATGAGCATTTCCAACTTACAGGAAGCAGTGTGAAGACTTTAAACATATTGGATATTCCCGTTGAACAAGTCCAGCCAGTTCCAGTTCCTAGAATTGGCCCTTTTGCACAAATGGGATTCGGATTCCCCGTGGGATTTCAGCCACAGGGGGTGCCTAACGGGCAGCAAGGTTATGGGGCTGCACAGCCACAAAATGCACAGCCGCAGCCACAGCAACAACAGAATGTGAAAGGAGAGGACAAGAAGGTTGCAGGTGGCGAAAGAGAGGTGGGAAAGGGTGTTAACAAGGGGATGGAGAAGAGGGCAGGAAAAGAGacattaaaaaaagcagagaaGGAGACATTTAAAGAAACAGAGAAGGAAACACTTGAGGAAACAGGAAAAGGGAAGAGTGAAAAACAGCACGGGGCAAAGGAAACGGAATCAACCACACCCTCAAACAAATCAGTTGTTTACgagcaagaaaagaaaccaGAGGCTGTTGATTCGGAATTCGACTTCGACTCGAACAACGCGAAATTCCAAGAAATcgagaagaaagaacaagGTGACAGTGTCAAAGGCGATAGTGAGCAGTTTTACAACAAGAAAACGTCCTTTTTCGACAATTTGTCGACGTCTACTCAGCAATCGGAGCATGAGAGAGTGAAGTGGTCGGtggaaagagagaagaacATGGATACTTTTGGAGAAGCATCCACCTatagaggaggaagaggcAGAGGAAGAGGTAGGGGGTATGGATATGGATACAGGGGAGGTAGAGGAAGAGGTTATGGGTATAGAGGCCgtggaagaggaagaggaagaggaagatacAACAATAGAGACAGAGAGGGGGAGAACCGGGAGGAGGATCAACAAACTGGGGATGCAGGAAGTAAGGAGAACACACAGTGGTCGTTTTGATATGTTTTAATGTACGGATACTGAAAATCATTTAAAATAGTGTTGGGATTGTAAGTGTAGGGTAAGAAGgagatttgaagaaagtgatAAAGGGTGAAACGAGTTGTGAAATGGGTAGAATAAATGAGACAGACGATAAGAAAGTATATGCAAAGAATAGCGTATGCAAAGAATAGTGTATGAAAAGAATTGCGtatgaaaagaacaaataaaagaataaatacaTGATATTGCTAAGATTAGCATGATTATTGACTGCGCACTGATAAAAAACAATTCACTAATCATAAAAATGTGCCAAAAAATTCCATCCAGGCACTTAGCGAAGTTCGCACATCTCTACCCCACACATATTAATCTCACTTCAACATCCTTTTACCATCCAATCCACCCCCTAAACAACCCTCATACAGCATCCAAAAGCCATGACGTCGATTGTTCCGTTTCAGGCAACCGACTTGTTTGATCTCAACCCGATCAACTTGGACCCGCTCACCGAAAATTTCTACATTTACTTCTATCTGCAGTATTTGTCAGATTGGCCAACCCTTTTCTACAAATCAACATCTGCGCTTGATGAACCCACAGGGTACATATTGGCAAAAACAGAGGGTCAGGTACTCAAGAAAGAGTGGCATGCACACATTTCAGCGGTGACCATCGACCCAAACTACAGACGAATCGGATTGGGTTCCTATTTGTGCCAAATGCTCGAGACATACACCCAGGACGAAAAACCGTACTATGCGTTTTTCATCGATTTATTCGTCAAGTGTAACAACACATTGGCGATCAACTTCTATGAAAAGTTGGGCTACTCGGTATTCCGGCGTGTGGTAGGGTACTATGGGCCACCTGGAAGAATTCCTAGTAAAAGCAGGTTAAACGATGAGATAGATGCATTTGACATGAGGAAAAGCCTCAAAAGGGACAAGGCTCACGAGTGTGTGAGGAAGGCGGGACGCCGGTATCACGTGCTTCCGCAGGATGTTGTGTTTTAGGAAAGTGTGTGGAGGTGCAATGTTAGTGCATGTATTAGGGTACATATAAGTGGAAATATATTAATGGATAAGCTTGGAGAATTGGCATTAATAAACAGTTTTTCGAAAATGCATTCATGCATAAGTCTTGAAGTATGCTAATGAATGTTTAAGAGTATGTTAATACTGAAGTATGCTAATGAACACTTAAAGTATGTCGATGAACACTTAAGAGTATGTTAATCCTTGAAGTACGTTAATGAGCACTTAGAGTATGTCAATACTGAAGGTATGTTAGTAAATACCTTAAGTATGTTAATACTGAAAGTATGTCAATGAACACTTAGGAGTATGCTAATCCTGAAAGTACGTTAGTAAATACTTAAGAGGTTGTTAATACTTGAAGTACGCTAATGAATACTCAACAGTACGTTAATAAACACTTAAGTACGTTAATGAATActtaaaatatatgaatCCTAAAAGCACTTTAATGAACACTTAAAGCACGTTAATACTAAAAGCCCAGTCTTCATACTAATCTTCAAAGATCTACTTCCATATAAGTGTACAATATTAATGTACATAGTGTGCATAGTGTACATAGTGTATACAAaaagctaaaaaaaaacaccCCAAAGGGCTCAGTACCATACACcgttcttcttcttcatgtTATGCGTGAGCATGTGGCGGAAATATGCCAAAAACCGGTTGCGGCCAACCAAGGACGGATCGCTAAGCTTTTGAATCTTGATCATCTGGTGGCATACTGGACACGTGACCGCATCCACCAGCAAACACTTTCTTCCACTTTTCATGTCTTTGGTCTCCAGCACACTTCCAATTGCAGCCGGCAACGGCATCTCGGTCCCGTTGCTGTAGACCCCGTGCTGCTTGGTCACGTGATGCAAGTAAGCCGAAGTGTTCATGTTGAAGAACATCTGGCTGAGGTCCAGCCTGCGATCATTAGGGTTGGGCTTGCAGTATGGGCACAATCCATTTCTGCCTCTGCGTTTATCCTCGGAGTCCGGTTGGCACCAGAAGACCTTCGGCTCGTAAAAATTCATGTTTCTCGGCATGATCACGTTGAATCGACCCGGATCGTCCTCCCGGCACTCTGGAATGCTTGAGCGGTAGTTGATCTCGAAGATCTCGCTTTCATCAATCCTTCCAAGCTGCTGCTGCGCCTCGAAATACCCCATATTCAGGTAGTTGAACGAGCAAAACGGCAAGAGATACTGCCGGACGATCGTCTCAAAGACCCCGTCGTCGTTGGGCAAGTGTTCACTGAGGTACTCGTGACCAAGCACTGCTCTGGACCTCCTCTTGATGAGCTCGGGCTGTGCAACGCAACAGTTCCGGCGTCTATTGAACTTTGTGCCCAGGGGAAAGACGGGGACTTCTGGAGGGAGCTGTGCCCGGCTGAACGGAGGGCTGGGGAGGCCGTCGTGCCGAATCGGGTAATACAGCAGTTCTGGAAGCTGCTCGTACAACACTTCTCCACCTAGAGGTCTGAGAACAGGTGGAAATTCCAGAGGTAGAGGTGGGAACTTTTCCCATCTTGCACCTTCATGGACCATGCCGTGATCTGCACCTAGAGTCAATATCGGTGGCTCTCTCCGCCGCTGGTCTCTTGGATCCTCTTTGTCGTCCTCCAAACTTGAAGTTTCTGGGCTGTTTTGCTGTTGGGCGTCTATTTTATCAAACGCTGG includes the following:
- a CDS encoding uncharacterized protein (BUSCO:EOG09260S2Z), giving the protein MANEADEENIVKVFVSGGNTQVVHFRDSDHLYACSNGIVKIFDQNRPDLEPEVMDIAGGMRSFEVGPAGRALVASQSGECKMYDLKAQKETATLQRSPLGMTSAVFTHSGTMALCGGLEGKLWLVDVQGEEHQVKNTTSAGDQIFGISYNNVGDLAAISLANGDLAVYSYTAVEPRLVHTFSTLLVAKKALGGGQNGEKAAGELFGEGGEEDAFDDDLEADILQAKDGKVPQEAEMEGLATVRPDWHPDGDLLAIPTRTREIAVFDRADFSRPAFKFPARNAHRGPVVDVRWSPDGKLLASVGLDKRLKVWNLEKKRQVMARELPMVPSSLTWGRSSAEVVVGMTSGNVAWYSVGDNAGMVLSEAEEEEGEDELHGEEAEGEGEGEGDEEEDEEGGKDEAAEYGKDTKIANFVKDTPPYTKNTTKESKNAEEASENEGGLFGDSEDDFIVDDDGAGYTEGRRGVEEVGSGKTRPAKRRKLQGEHGGSLQALAGIPGPYSPGCTPWASGRRYMTMNPVGYAWSVSQDGYNTVTVTFFDRSMQKEYHFRDFDGLDVASMDADGILLASSGVGEHQGGQKRPRGKVEACILYKKHDQSRGWRRKVGLQPGEFITAVSLGPSAAFVCTSRGYVRRYSLFGRLERLEKLPPVLACISSSKYLFTVIYNSPYSLGFNLQSLDGRYLQRNESLPVCGAGLAPQMHPIRGLFFSSDGDPCVVGQDNVVLVLSRWRDPLQACWMPILDAKAGLARISAGSGVSAWPLGLFGDKFCFVAIRSSRYPTFPLALPSEMPVRVPVGEGDGEEDSENENSKDNSKDNGKNGNSPEEELMRTIVQAELLNDAISNDDVEDETAEERLAALSVRYDAALLRQVGQSCNRGDILDAFYLVTKLRDDRALAAAAKMAERLELAGLVDKINRLRETRMQIEGE
- a CDS encoding uncharacterized protein (BUSCO:EOG092640IZ); amino-acid sequence: MTRYVGCIDIHGGKVKQIVGGTLNQDDTEQSKNTCKSNLETNFVSEKSSSYYAKLYEEHGITRTHVIKLGSLEENNKVAIEALKAWPKHLQIGGGINDTNARYWIQQGADKVIVTSWLFPKGQFDKSRLERISQLVGKEHLVVDLSCRRNTEGQWVVAINKWQTLTQVVLSRETFELFERYCSEFLVHAADVEGLCKGIDQELVAKLAEWCTSPIVYAGGAKSIDDLKLVDKLSHGRVDLTFGSALDLFGGKLVRFEDCCRWNQQLEGPRIN
- the RPB3 gene encoding 45 kDa subunit of RNA polymerase II (BUSCO:EOG09263PXH) encodes the protein MSNKEPQVTIRKAGRDDVDFILSDVDLSLANSIRRTMLAEVPTLAIDLVDIKRNTSVLADEFLAHRLGLVPLESEDIDQLKYTRDCTCEDHCEKCSVTLQLKARCDSDETMNVYSSHLVVISANTGLNLGQPVIRDPQKKGVLICKLKRHQELNIVCIAKKGIAKEHAKWSPCSAIGFEYDPWNKLRHTDYWYEEDEAKEWPKSANCDWEEPPVPGEKFDYNKKPTRFYMNVETTGVLKPNEVFSKGCTELQKKVANIVFELDKLDHKEREQQRDGAEDGYAAVGDGNMQDDAAFGDMESSGRW
- a CDS encoding uncharacterized protein (BUSCO:EOG09264ABT); this encodes MTSIVPFQATDLFDLNPINLDPLTENFYIYFYLQYLSDWPTLFYKSTSALDEPTGYILAKTEGQVLKKEWHAHISAVTIDPNYRRIGLGSYLCQMLETYTQDEKPYYAFFIDLFVKCNNTLAINFYEKLGYSVFRRVVGYYGPPGRIPSKSRLNDEIDAFDMRKSLKRDKAHECVRKAGRRYHVLPQDVVF